In Bacillota bacterium, a single genomic region encodes these proteins:
- a CDS encoding MoaD/ThiS family protein, producing MRIPKRQEWEFKGPRTVKSILDELRINPETVIVIRGDTLLTSDAVVEDTDEIEVRPALSGG from the coding sequence ATGCGCATCCCCAAGCGGCAGGAGTGGGAATTTAAGGGCCCCAGGACGGTGAAGAGCATCCTCGACGAGCTTCGCATCAACCCTGAGACGGTCATCGTCATCCGGGGCGACACCCTGCTGACCTCGGATGCCGTGGTCGAGGATACCGACGAGATTGAGGTGCGCCCCGCCCTCTCCGGCGGCTAA